In a single window of the Massilia oculi genome:
- a CDS encoding TrmH family RNA methyltransferase has translation MKTISSRENAFYKDLKSLATSSQARRKAGQSLLDGVHLCQSWLDLRGAPRHGVVSEGALGNHEVQAIVARCEALRAPVTALPDALFNTVSQVEHGVHLLFVIDSPQPSAAPALVGPSVLLDGVQDPGNVGSILRSAAASGIKQVYCSPGTALCWSPKVLRAAMGAHFVLEIFEQIELAPLVRAAKVPVLATSGYAAERLYAMDLRQPVAWVLGHEGQGVSDELLTLATHRVAVPHAGQVESLNVAACAAVCFFEGLRQQQV, from the coding sequence ATGAAAACCATCAGCTCGCGCGAAAACGCGTTCTACAAGGACCTGAAAAGCCTGGCCACCAGCTCGCAGGCGCGGCGCAAGGCCGGACAGAGCCTGCTGGACGGCGTGCACCTGTGCCAGAGCTGGCTCGACCTGCGCGGCGCGCCGCGTCACGGCGTGGTGTCGGAAGGCGCGCTCGGCAACCACGAAGTGCAGGCCATCGTCGCGCGCTGCGAGGCCCTGCGCGCGCCGGTGACGGCGCTGCCCGATGCGCTGTTCAACACCGTCAGCCAGGTCGAGCACGGTGTGCACCTGCTGTTCGTGATCGATTCGCCGCAGCCATCGGCGGCGCCGGCCCTGGTGGGGCCGAGCGTGCTGCTCGATGGCGTGCAGGATCCGGGCAATGTCGGTTCGATCCTGCGCAGCGCGGCGGCTTCCGGCATCAAGCAGGTCTACTGCAGCCCCGGCACCGCGTTGTGCTGGTCGCCGAAGGTGCTGCGCGCGGCAATGGGCGCGCACTTCGTGCTGGAGATTTTCGAACAGATTGAACTGGCGCCGCTGGTGCGCGCCGCGAAGGTCCCGGTGCTGGCCACCAGCGGCTATGCGGCCGAGCGGCTGTATGCGATGGACCTGCGCCAGCCGGTGGCCTGGGTGCTCGGTCACGAAGGGCAGGGCGTGTCGGATGAACTGTTGACGCTTGCCACGCACCGGGTCGCGGTGCCGCATGCGGGCCAGGTCGAGTCGCTCAACGTCGCCGCCTGCGCGGCCGTGTGCTTCTTCGAGGGTCTGCGCCAGCAGCAAGTTTAA
- a CDS encoding OmpH family outer membrane protein, with translation MLKNLIDSLPGGRRSTVRPALGASLLLAAVCAAPLAHAQATVSRIGFVYTERLMTDSKMAKAADAKLAAEFSKRQKAVEEMVGKYKQTSEKFDAEAAGLNELDRTRRARELYNMQKDVERMQREFQEDLQQRKNEERAAIAQKAYKLVEQVAEQEKLDAVLVEAAWVSPRVDITDKILKLLDK, from the coding sequence ATGTTGAAAAATCTGATTGACTCGCTGCCTGGTGGACGCAGGTCCACGGTTCGACCCGCGCTTGGCGCCTCGCTGCTGCTGGCCGCCGTATGCGCCGCTCCGCTGGCCCACGCGCAGGCGACCGTCAGCCGCATCGGCTTCGTCTACACCGAGCGCCTGATGACCGACTCCAAGATGGCCAAGGCGGCCGACGCCAAGCTGGCCGCCGAGTTCTCGAAGCGCCAGAAGGCGGTCGAGGAGATGGTCGGCAAGTACAAGCAGACGTCCGAGAAGTTCGACGCCGAAGCGGCGGGCCTGAATGAGCTCGACCGCACGCGCCGCGCGCGCGAGCTGTACAACATGCAGAAGGACGTCGAGCGCATGCAGCGCGAGTTCCAGGAAGACCTGCAGCAGCGCAAGAACGAAGAGCGCGCCGCGATCGCGCAAAAGGCCTACAAGCTGGTCGAGCAGGTCGCGGAACAGGAAAAACTCGACGCCGTGCTGGTCGAGGCGGCGTGGGTCAGCCCGCGCGTGGACATCACCGACAAGATCCTGAAACTGCTCGACAAATAA
- the lpxB gene encoding lipid-A-disaccharide synthase — protein MKNDVSLALVAGEASGDMLAARLLAGLRPHLPQARFHGIGGPRMIEQGMVSDVPMDTLTVRGLFEVIPRYPELKRIQSRLRDRLIAERPSAFIGADYPGFNLGLEEQLRAAGIPTVHFIGPQIWAWRGGRIKKIQRAVSHMLVIFPFEEAIYREAGVPVTYIGHPLAETIPLVPDVAAARRALGLHPDARVVTVMPGSRMGELKYLAEPFIRAVKLLGARDPGLTFVVPMVGERQRAYFDELVVQAGLQDVELQVTAAGSHTAIAAADAVLVASGTATLEVALFKKPMVIAYKVMAASYAIMRHMGYQPWIGLPNILAREFLVPELIQHAASPEAMADAVWAQLQDAAGRDRLAGRFLEMHHSLLRDSARESAEAVLKVIGRDAHVSREPT, from the coding sequence ATGAAGAACGACGTTTCGCTGGCGTTGGTGGCCGGCGAGGCGTCCGGCGACATGCTCGCCGCGCGCCTGCTGGCCGGCCTGCGGCCGCATCTTCCCCAGGCCCGCTTCCACGGTATCGGCGGGCCGCGCATGATCGAGCAGGGCATGGTGAGCGACGTCCCGATGGACACGCTCACGGTGCGCGGCCTGTTCGAAGTCATTCCCCGCTATCCTGAACTGAAACGCATCCAGAGCCGGCTGCGCGACCGTCTCATCGCAGAGCGCCCGAGCGCCTTCATCGGCGCCGACTATCCCGGCTTCAATCTCGGCCTCGAAGAGCAGCTGCGCGCCGCCGGCATCCCGACCGTGCACTTCATCGGGCCGCAGATCTGGGCCTGGCGCGGCGGGCGGATCAAGAAGATCCAGCGCGCGGTCTCGCACATGCTGGTGATCTTTCCGTTCGAGGAAGCGATCTATCGCGAGGCCGGGGTGCCGGTGACGTATATCGGGCATCCGCTGGCCGAGACCATTCCGCTGGTCCCGGACGTCGCCGCGGCGCGCCGCGCGCTCGGCCTGCATCCGGATGCGCGCGTGGTGACGGTGATGCCGGGCAGCCGCATGGGCGAGCTGAAATACCTGGCCGAGCCGTTCATCCGCGCGGTCAAGCTCCTGGGTGCGCGCGATCCGGGCTTGACCTTCGTGGTGCCGATGGTCGGCGAACGCCAGCGCGCCTACTTCGACGAGCTCGTGGTCCAGGCGGGATTGCAGGACGTCGAACTGCAGGTGACCGCCGCCGGCTCGCACACGGCGATCGCCGCCGCCGACGCGGTGCTGGTCGCCTCCGGCACCGCGACCCTGGAGGTAGCGCTGTTCAAGAAGCCGATGGTCATCGCCTATAAAGTGATGGCGGCGTCGTATGCGATCATGCGCCACATGGGTTACCAGCCGTGGATCGGCCTGCCGAACATCCTGGCGCGCGAGTTCCTGGTGCCGGAGCTGATCCAGCATGCGGCCTCGCCCGAAGCGATGGCCGACGCCGTGTGGGCCCAGCTGCAGGATGCGGCCGGGCGCGACAGGCTGGCCGGGCGCTTCCTGGAGATGCACCACAGCCTGCTGCGCGACAGTGCGCGCGAGAGCGCCGAGGCGGTATTGAAAGTGATAGGCCGCGATGCGCATGTGTCGCGCGAACCGACATGA
- the fabZ gene encoding 3-hydroxyacyl-ACP dehydratase FabZ — protein MTTPELKTLDITQIKEYLPHRYPLLLVDRVLDVELGKRIVAIKNVTVNEEFFNGHFPHKPVMPGVLMIEAMAQTAAILSFMTMNVKPDENSVVYFVGIDNARFKRPVEPGDQLRMEIEILRVARGIWKYKAVATVDGKVAVEGELMCTIRGAAEATMKGPEGAAQ, from the coding sequence ATGACCACTCCAGAACTCAAGACCCTCGACATCACCCAGATCAAGGAATACCTGCCGCACCGCTATCCGCTGCTGCTGGTCGACCGCGTGCTGGACGTCGAACTGGGCAAGCGCATCGTCGCGATCAAGAACGTCACCGTCAACGAAGAATTCTTCAACGGCCACTTCCCGCACAAGCCGGTGATGCCGGGCGTCTTGATGATCGAAGCGATGGCGCAGACCGCGGCCATCCTGTCGTTCATGACCATGAACGTCAAGCCCGACGAAAACTCGGTGGTGTACTTCGTCGGCATCGACAACGCGCGCTTCAAGCGTCCGGTCGAGCCGGGCGACCAGCTGCGCATGGAAATCGAGATCCTGCGTGTCGCGCGCGGCATCTGGAAGTACAAGGCGGTGGCGACCGTCGACGGCAAGGTGGCGGTCGAGGGTGAACTGATGTGCACCATCCGCGGCGCCGCCGAAGCGACCATGAAGGGCCCGGAAGGCGCGGCGCAGTAA
- the lpxA gene encoding acyl-ACP--UDP-N-acetylglucosamine O-acyltransferase: protein MSKIHSTAIVDPKAELDSSVEVGPYSIIGPNVRIDAGTVVGPHVVIEGHTTIGKDNKFFQFCSIGGAPQDKKWNGEPTRLEVGDRNTVREFVTFNLGTVQDEGVTRVGSDNWISAYVHVAHDCQVGSNTIFSNNAQLAGHVQVGDWAILSGYAGVHQFCKIGAHAFIGMYTSLTQDVPPYVLVSGNPAGARGVNLEGLKRRGFTREQLDGIRSAYKLLYRSNLTLEEAKTALQAEEERLPAASADIRLLREFLGTATRGIVR from the coding sequence ATGAGCAAAATCCATTCGACCGCGATCGTCGATCCGAAGGCGGAGCTGGACAGCTCGGTCGAGGTCGGCCCGTATTCGATCATCGGGCCGAATGTGCGCATCGATGCCGGCACCGTGGTCGGCCCGCACGTGGTCATCGAGGGCCACACCACGATCGGCAAGGACAACAAGTTTTTCCAGTTCTGCTCGATCGGCGGCGCGCCGCAGGACAAGAAGTGGAACGGCGAACCGACCCGCCTGGAAGTGGGCGACCGCAACACGGTGCGCGAATTCGTCACCTTCAACCTGGGCACGGTCCAGGACGAAGGCGTCACCCGCGTCGGCAGCGACAACTGGATCTCGGCCTACGTCCACGTGGCGCACGACTGCCAGGTGGGCAGCAACACGATCTTCTCGAACAACGCCCAGCTCGCGGGTCACGTGCAGGTGGGTGACTGGGCCATCCTGTCGGGCTATGCCGGCGTGCACCAGTTCTGCAAGATCGGCGCCCATGCCTTCATCGGCATGTACACCAGCCTGACCCAGGACGTACCGCCCTATGTGCTCGTCTCCGGCAATCCGGCCGGCGCGCGCGGCGTGAACCTCGAGGGCCTCAAGCGTCGCGGCTTCACGCGCGAGCAGCTCGACGGCATCCGCAGCGCGTACAAGCTGCTGTACCGCTCGAACCTGACCCTGGAAGAGGCCAAGACGGCCCTCCAGGCCGAGGAAGAGCGCCTGCCGGCGGCCAGCGCAGACATTCGCCTGCTGCGCGAATTTCTCGGCACCGCCACCCGTGGCATCGTCCGCTAG
- the rseP gene encoding RIP metalloprotease RseP, giving the protein MTMLYTVLAFVLALGPLIVIHELGHYLVACACGVKVLRFSVGMGRVVWSRRFGKDQTEWALSALPLGGYVKMLDARDPETAPTNDADLDREFTRQNVWKRIAIVAAGPLANFLLAIGLMAALYMHGVDEPSARLREAPAASEAAKAGVRGGDTVVAVNGNEVASWAELRWQIVHAAVDKSDARLDLRGAHGGTYSATLPAAVVGRLDVETDVMGELGLDLWRPQPRIEKVLPDGAGQRAGLQGGDLVLRVDGRKAGDGIAFIEAVRASPGKPLALEVERGGRPVALSLVPEADANGRGVIKAMVAQAPEMVTVSSGPFEAIARGAQRTWDSSVMTLKMIWKMITGEASWKNVTGPITIADYAGQTARIGLVSYLQFIAFISISLGVMNLLPIPVLDGGHLLYYSLEVLTGRPLPARVGEFAQRAGVGLLFMLMALAVFNDLVRLL; this is encoded by the coding sequence ATGACCATGCTTTACACCGTGCTGGCCTTCGTGCTGGCGCTCGGTCCCCTGATCGTGATCCACGAACTGGGCCACTACCTGGTCGCGTGCGCCTGCGGCGTCAAGGTGCTGCGCTTCTCGGTCGGGATGGGCCGCGTGGTGTGGTCGCGCCGCTTCGGCAAGGACCAGACCGAGTGGGCGCTGTCGGCCCTGCCGCTGGGCGGCTATGTCAAGATGCTCGATGCGCGCGATCCCGAGACGGCGCCGACCAATGATGCCGACCTGGACCGCGAATTCACGCGCCAGAACGTCTGGAAGCGGATCGCCATCGTCGCCGCCGGCCCGCTGGCCAACTTCCTGCTGGCGATCGGCCTGATGGCCGCACTGTATATGCATGGCGTGGACGAGCCGTCGGCGCGTCTGCGCGAGGCGCCGGCGGCGTCCGAGGCGGCGAAAGCCGGCGTGCGCGGCGGCGATACGGTGGTCGCCGTGAATGGCAACGAGGTCGCCTCGTGGGCCGAGCTGCGCTGGCAGATCGTGCATGCGGCGGTGGACAAATCGGACGCGCGCCTCGACCTGCGCGGCGCCCACGGCGGCACTTACAGCGCGACGCTGCCGGCGGCGGTGGTCGGCCGGCTCGACGTCGAGACCGACGTGATGGGCGAACTGGGGCTGGACTTGTGGCGCCCGCAACCGCGCATCGAGAAGGTGCTGCCTGATGGGGCAGGGCAGCGCGCCGGCCTGCAGGGCGGCGACCTGGTGCTGCGCGTGGATGGCCGGAAGGCAGGCGACGGCATCGCCTTCATCGAGGCGGTACGGGCCTCGCCGGGCAAACCGCTGGCGCTCGAGGTCGAGCGCGGTGGCCGTCCCGTGGCCCTGTCGCTGGTGCCCGAGGCCGACGCGAATGGCCGCGGCGTGATCAAGGCCATGGTGGCCCAGGCCCCGGAGATGGTGACCGTGAGCTCGGGCCCGTTCGAGGCGATCGCGCGCGGCGCGCAGCGCACCTGGGATTCCAGCGTGATGACCCTCAAGATGATCTGGAAGATGATTACCGGGGAAGCGTCATGGAAGAATGTGACCGGTCCCATTACCATCGCCGATTATGCCGGGCAGACAGCGAGAATAGGTCTCGTGAGCTATTTACAGTTCATCGCCTTTATTAGTATCAGCTTAGGAGTAATGAATTTGTTACCAATTCCAGTTCTGGATGGTGGCCATTTACTGTATTATTCGCTGGAAGTTTTGACCGGGCGTCCCCTTCCTGCGCGCGTCGGCGAGTTCGCGCAGCGCGCCGGGGTCGGCCTGCTGTTCATGCTGATGGCGCTCGCCGTCTTCAATGACCTGGTGCGGCTGCTCTAG
- the rnhB gene encoding ribonuclease HII encodes MRKKKVNLYPGLPPRLRPFTELDIVCGVDEAGRGPLAGPVFAAAVILDPLRPIEGLRDSKKLTEARRDELAPLIREHALAWAIAECSCEEIDSINILQATMLAMRRAVEALQTVPTLALIDGNRCPQMAVRAHAIVEGDDKVNAISAASILAKTARDAALVRLHDLYPQYGFDQHKGYGTPLHLERLRRHGPSPAHRRSFAPVRSLLQVDLFAELSGHMTEAEAV; translated from the coding sequence ATGAGAAAGAAGAAAGTCAACCTGTATCCCGGCCTGCCGCCGAGGCTTCGGCCGTTCACCGAGCTCGATATCGTCTGCGGCGTGGACGAGGCCGGGCGTGGTCCGCTGGCCGGGCCGGTGTTCGCCGCCGCCGTCATCCTCGATCCGCTGCGGCCGATCGAGGGCCTGCGCGATTCGAAAAAACTGACCGAGGCGCGGCGCGACGAACTCGCGCCCCTGATCCGCGAGCATGCGCTGGCCTGGGCCATCGCCGAATGCTCGTGCGAAGAGATCGACAGCATCAACATCCTGCAGGCGACCATGCTGGCGATGCGGCGGGCGGTGGAGGCGCTGCAGACGGTGCCGACGCTGGCCCTGATCGACGGCAACCGCTGCCCGCAGATGGCGGTGCGCGCGCATGCGATCGTGGAGGGCGACGACAAGGTCAACGCCATCTCGGCCGCCTCGATCCTGGCCAAGACGGCGCGTGACGCCGCGCTGGTGCGCCTGCACGATCTCTATCCGCAATACGGCTTCGACCAGCACAAGGGTTACGGCACGCCGCTGCACCTGGAGCGCCTGCGCCGGCACGGCCCATCGCCGGCGCACCGCCGTTCGTTCGCGCCGGTGCGCAGCCTGCTGCAGGTCGACCTGTTTGCAGAACTCAGTGGCCACATGACTGAAGCAGAAGCAGTATGA
- the ispC gene encoding 1-deoxy-D-xylulose-5-phosphate reductoisomerase: MQGITILGATGSIGASTLDVVARHPDRYRVHALSAHSRVEELAAACRQFRPQRAVVGSAEAAAQLAALIADLPTGVEYGEAALCDIASSADTDIVMAAIVGAAGLAPTLAAARAGKKILLANKEALVMSGQLFMDAVREHKATLLPVDSEHNAIFQALPASYARVPGACGVAKILLTASGGPFLNRAVDSLGSVTPDEACKHPNWVMGRKISVDSATMMNKGLEVIEAHWLFGAPADQIEVVIHPQSVIHSMVSYVDGSVLAQLGNPDMRTPIANALAYPERIDSGVAQLDLTQMAGLQFFAPDFERFPCLALAFDALRAGGTAPALLNAANEVAVQAFLERRIGFRDIDRVIRHALDVVPHGPAPSIEAVLAQDARARAAADDAVSTIASGLQR, from the coding sequence ATGCAAGGCATTACCATCCTTGGCGCCACCGGTTCGATCGGCGCCTCGACCCTCGACGTGGTGGCGCGCCATCCGGACCGCTACCGCGTCCACGCCCTCAGCGCGCATTCGCGCGTGGAAGAGCTTGCCGCCGCCTGCCGCCAGTTTCGCCCGCAGCGCGCGGTGGTTGGCAGCGCTGAAGCGGCCGCGCAACTCGCCGCCCTGATCGCCGACCTTCCCACGGGCGTCGAGTATGGCGAAGCGGCGCTGTGCGACATCGCCTCCAGCGCGGACACCGACATCGTGATGGCCGCCATCGTCGGCGCCGCCGGCCTGGCGCCGACGCTGGCCGCGGCGCGCGCCGGCAAGAAGATCCTGCTGGCCAATAAAGAGGCGCTGGTGATGTCGGGCCAGCTGTTCATGGACGCCGTGCGCGAGCACAAGGCGACCCTGCTGCCGGTCGACAGCGAACACAATGCGATCTTCCAGGCACTGCCGGCCTCGTATGCGCGCGTGCCCGGCGCCTGCGGGGTGGCCAAGATCCTCTTGACCGCGTCCGGCGGCCCGTTCCTGAACCGCGCCGTCGACTCGCTGGGCAGTGTGACCCCCGACGAAGCCTGCAAGCACCCGAACTGGGTCATGGGCCGCAAGATCTCGGTCGATTCCGCCACCATGATGAACAAGGGCCTGGAAGTGATCGAGGCCCACTGGCTGTTCGGCGCGCCGGCCGACCAGATCGAAGTCGTGATCCATCCGCAAAGCGTGATCCACTCGATGGTCTCGTATGTGGACGGCTCGGTGCTGGCCCAGTTGGGCAATCCCGATATGCGCACCCCGATCGCCAATGCGCTGGCCTATCCGGAACGGATCGATTCTGGCGTGGCCCAGCTCGACCTGACGCAAATGGCCGGGCTGCAGTTCTTCGCGCCCGACTTCGAGCGCTTCCCCTGCCTGGCGCTCGCTTTCGACGCCTTGCGCGCGGGCGGCACCGCCCCGGCCCTGCTCAACGCGGCCAACGAGGTGGCGGTGCAGGCCTTCCTCGAGCGCCGCATCGGTTTCCGCGACATCGACCGCGTGATCCGCCACGCGCTCGACGTCGTGCCGCACGGCCCGGCCCCGTCGATCGAGGCGGTGCTGGCCCAGGACGCGCGCGCGCGCGCGGCCGCCGACGACGCCGTATCGACCATCGCTTCAGGCTTGCAGCGCTGA
- the bamA gene encoding outer membrane protein assembly factor BamA codes for MKSQPDRFALPFIRRSLIGAAVLALCAGNALAANPFVVKDIRVEGIQRTEAGTVFSYLPVRVGETFDDAKASSAIKALYATGFFKDIRLEEENGVLVVLVEERPAISSVDFTGTKEFEKDMLVKALAEIGVAQTRIFDKASVDRAEQELKRQYLSHGLYGVKITTTVTPIERNRVTVMFNIDEGEVAKIKGINIIGNKAFSDKQLRQLLELRPSGWFTWYSKADQYSKQKLTGDLETIKSWYLNHGYLEANVESTQVSITPDKRDIYLTLNITEGEQYTVSSVKLEGEMFGREEELKELIVLQPGKTYVGDLQEATNKLIADRLGTFGYAFANVTANPELDREKREVAFTFFVDPGKRAYVRHMNISGNTVTRDEVIRREFRQFESSWYDANRVKLSRDRVDRLGYFKDVKVETPESPGTSDQVDVNIAVEEKPTGNFMIGGAFSQSEKFTFTASISQANFAGSGNTVGIELNTSKYNRTIAFSQTNPYFTDDGISRAFSLYLRTSRPPALNIGSYTVRQMGGNLTFGVPFSESDTVYFGAGLERTELETDQTSPTIYQTFVRQNGGPASGIGKATTNAIPLTAAWGRDTRDSAVTPTRGRFQRANFEIDAIGDAKYYRMVYEHQWWKPLTRWMTLALRGEFDYGKGIGGSAYPVFKNFYAGGIGSVRGYESSSLGVVDPRYYDAIGGSKRIIGNAELQFPFPGSGTDRSLRWFTFVDGGQVFQEDAKIRYDEFRYSAGIGLSWISPVGPLKLSYAKPLNSLPGDRLERFQFQMGTGF; via the coding sequence ATGAAATCACAACCAGATCGTTTTGCCCTGCCGTTCATTCGTCGCAGCTTGATCGGCGCGGCCGTGCTGGCCTTGTGCGCCGGTAATGCGCTGGCCGCCAACCCGTTCGTCGTCAAGGATATCCGGGTCGAAGGCATCCAGCGGACCGAAGCAGGCACCGTGTTCAGCTATCTGCCGGTGCGCGTGGGCGAGACCTTCGACGACGCCAAGGCCTCGAGCGCGATCAAGGCACTGTACGCCACCGGCTTCTTCAAGGACATCCGCCTGGAGGAAGAAAATGGCGTGCTGGTGGTGCTGGTCGAGGAGCGCCCGGCGATTTCGTCGGTCGATTTCACCGGCACCAAGGAATTCGAGAAGGACATGCTGGTCAAAGCGCTGGCCGAGATCGGCGTGGCCCAGACCCGCATCTTCGACAAGGCCTCGGTCGACCGCGCGGAGCAGGAGCTCAAGCGCCAGTACCTGTCGCATGGCCTGTACGGCGTCAAGATCACCACCACCGTGACCCCGATCGAGCGCAACCGCGTGACGGTCATGTTCAATATCGACGAGGGTGAGGTCGCCAAGATCAAGGGCATCAACATCATCGGCAACAAGGCCTTCAGCGACAAGCAGCTGCGCCAGCTGCTCGAACTGCGGCCGTCGGGCTGGTTCACCTGGTACTCGAAGGCCGACCAGTATTCCAAGCAAAAGCTGACCGGCGACCTGGAGACCATCAAGTCCTGGTACCTGAACCACGGCTACCTCGAAGCCAACGTCGAATCGACCCAGGTCTCGATCACCCCCGACAAGCGCGACATCTACCTGACCCTCAACATCACCGAGGGCGAGCAGTACACCGTCTCGAGCGTCAAGCTCGAAGGCGAGATGTTCGGCCGCGAAGAGGAGCTCAAGGAGCTGATCGTGCTCCAGCCGGGCAAGACCTATGTCGGCGACCTGCAGGAAGCGACCAACAAGCTGATCGCCGACCGCCTGGGCACCTTCGGCTACGCCTTCGCCAACGTGACGGCCAACCCGGAACTCGACCGCGAGAAACGCGAAGTCGCGTTCACCTTCTTCGTCGATCCGGGCAAGCGCGCCTATGTGCGCCACATGAACATCTCGGGCAACACGGTCACGCGCGACGAAGTCATCCGCCGCGAATTCCGCCAGTTCGAAAGCTCGTGGTACGACGCCAACCGCGTCAAGCTGTCGCGCGACCGCGTCGACCGCCTGGGCTACTTCAAGGACGTGAAGGTCGAGACGCCGGAGTCGCCCGGCACCTCGGACCAGGTGGACGTGAACATCGCGGTCGAAGAAAAACCGACCGGTAACTTCATGATCGGCGGCGCCTTCTCGCAGTCCGAGAAGTTCACCTTCACCGCGTCGATCTCGCAGGCCAACTTCGCCGGCAGCGGCAACACGGTCGGCATCGAACTGAATACCAGCAAGTACAACCGCACGATCGCGTTCTCCCAGACCAATCCGTACTTCACGGACGACGGCATCTCGCGCGCGTTCTCGCTGTACCTGCGCACCTCGCGCCCACCGGCGCTGAACATCGGTTCGTACACCGTGCGCCAGATGGGCGGCAACCTGACCTTCGGCGTGCCGTTCTCCGAATCCGACACCGTCTATTTCGGCGCCGGCCTGGAACGCACCGAGCTGGAGACCGACCAGACCTCGCCGACGATCTACCAGACCTTCGTGCGCCAGAACGGCGGCCCGGCCAGCGGCATCGGCAAGGCCACCACCAATGCGATCCCGCTGACCGCGGCCTGGGGTCGCGACACCCGCGACAGCGCCGTGACCCCGACCCGCGGCCGCTTCCAGCGCGCCAACTTCGAGATCGACGCCATCGGCGACGCCAAGTACTACCGGATGGTGTATGAACACCAGTGGTGGAAGCCGCTGACCCGCTGGATGACCCTGGCCCTGCGCGGCGAGTTCGACTACGGCAAGGGCATCGGCGGCAGCGCCTACCCGGTGTTCAAGAACTTCTACGCGGGCGGCATCGGTTCGGTGCGCGGCTACGAGAGCTCGTCGCTGGGCGTGGTCGATCCGCGCTACTACGATGCGATCGGCGGCTCCAAGCGCATCATCGGCAATGCCGAGCTGCAGTTCCCGTTCCCGGGCAGCGGCACCGACCGCAGCCTGCGCTGGTTCACCTTCGTCGACGGCGGCCAGGTGTTCCAGGAAGACGCGAAGATCCGCTACGACGAGTTCCGCTACTCGGCCGGTATCGGCCTGTCCTGGATTTCCCCGGTCGGTCCGCTCAAGTTGAGTTATGCTAAGCCGCTGAATTCACTGCCGGGCGACCGCCTGGAGCGCTTCCAGTTCCAGATGGGTACCGGCTTCTAA
- the lpxD gene encoding UDP-3-O-(3-hydroxymyristoyl)glucosamine N-acyltransferase — translation MGIRLGDLVERFGGQLVGNPDLEVQAIAPLDSAGASHISFLSNSKLRALAAQSQAAALILSPLDDPTVAATYEGARIVTTNPYAYFARAAQYFVSLTEQAPAPGIHPSAVVDPGATVDPTAHVGPHATIEEGAIVGAHAVIGAGCFIGREAVIGEYTHLFANVTFHARCRIGKRGILHSGAVIGTDGFGFAVEAGAYIKIPQTGRVLIGDDVDIGANTTIDRGALDDTVIEDGVKLDNQIQIGHNCRIGAHTAMAGCVGVAGSAKIGSRCTFGGAAMVLGHLEIADNVHISSGSMVSRSVLEPGQYTGFYPLAKNAEWERSAAIVRNLDSMRAKIRTLEKTIRNLTEQK, via the coding sequence ATGGGCATTCGACTGGGCGATTTGGTCGAGCGCTTCGGCGGACAGCTGGTGGGCAACCCGGACCTCGAGGTCCAGGCGATCGCCCCCCTGGACAGCGCCGGCGCTTCGCACATCAGCTTCCTCAGCAACAGCAAGCTGCGCGCACTGGCCGCGCAAAGCCAGGCGGCGGCGCTGATCCTCTCGCCGCTGGACGATCCGACGGTGGCCGCGACCTATGAAGGCGCGCGCATCGTCACCACCAACCCTTACGCCTACTTCGCCCGCGCGGCGCAGTATTTCGTGTCGCTCACCGAGCAGGCGCCGGCGCCCGGCATCCATCCGAGCGCCGTGGTCGACCCCGGCGCCACGGTCGATCCGACCGCCCACGTCGGGCCGCACGCGACGATCGAGGAGGGCGCCATTGTCGGCGCCCACGCCGTGATCGGCGCCGGCTGCTTCATCGGCCGCGAGGCGGTGATCGGCGAATACACGCACCTGTTCGCGAACGTGACCTTCCATGCGCGCTGCCGCATCGGCAAGCGCGGCATCCTGCATTCGGGCGCGGTGATCGGCACCGACGGCTTCGGCTTCGCCGTCGAAGCCGGCGCCTACATCAAGATCCCGCAGACCGGCCGCGTGCTGATCGGCGACGACGTCGACATCGGCGCCAACACCACGATTGACCGCGGCGCGCTGGACGACACCGTGATCGAAGACGGCGTGAAGCTCGACAACCAGATCCAGATCGGCCACAACTGCCGCATCGGCGCGCACACCGCGATGGCCGGCTGCGTCGGCGTGGCCGGCAGCGCCAAGATCGGCAGCCGCTGCACCTTCGGCGGCGCCGCCATGGTGCTGGGCCACCTCGAAATCGCCGACAACGTCCATATCTCCTCGGGCAGCATGGTGTCGCGCTCGGTCCTCGAACCGGGCCAGTATACCGGCTTCTACCCCTTGGCCAAGAACGCCGAATGGGAACGCAGCGCGGCGATCGTGCGCAATCTCGATTCGATGCGCGCCAAGATCCGCACGCTCGAGAAAACCATCAGAAACCTGACAGAACAAAAATGA